TGTAATCACGCGCGGGACGCCGACTGTGCGGCTCTAGGAGGAGTTAGCCTCGAAATTTAGATTGCCTCGACGTGGATAGCATAACGGCGCTGCGCAATGAGTCGCAGCGCCCCCGAAAATTTGTACGGGACAATTTAAGAGCGTATGCTAATGAGCCTcgcgtgtgtacgtatatacaACGCGACTGGACGACAGGGAGACATATTTTTGCGATTTGTATTGGGAGGACTGCCAGCGCTGTCGCTACCGCGAATACACTGTTTGGCGTGTAACCGAtaattatctctctctctctctgcagcgcaCGATCGGGCCACCGAAAAATTGGCCGACCAGTTTCGGatgccgcgtgcgcgcgcgcgggacatTTTTATGCGCGCAATAGGGAGCAGCGATGCGCAGTAATTGCCTGACCACGAAATATTTAGAATGTCTGTCGACGTCGGGGGCCTTCGCTGCTGCTCCGTTGCGGTGTGTATTGATCAAAAATTAACAGGGATGTTGTGCGGCGCATCCTCGAAATGAATTCGGCTCAATTAATTTTCGAGACTCTCGCAACGATATTTCCTACAAGACATACCCGAGAGATAGTATCGGGAacggagaaaaataattaaagcgCGGGCATGTTTAATTTTCGGGATACGCCGCGTTTATTACGTTCCCTTAGTTTACTTGTATGAGCAGGGCCTGTGTCGTCGTGGGCGCTGCAAGTGATTTCGGCCAGATGGTCTCTGCTGACTTCAAAAGGGACTCGGGAAAACGTATGGTAAACAAGACTGCTCTTTCGGTCAAAACTGTATTATGCGATTATTTTTACACTGGGCATTTATCGGTGTCCATCGTATCAATTTCGAATTGAAAATACTGCACGAACTCTCCATTCATTTGACAAACGTAAATGTTTTCATACACAAGCACGTTCTTGGTACGTACGGTAATGTAGGGTTAATTGTTGGCTAGTCGCTTGTAAACAACCTTCGTCTCGACCGTGTGAAAACTGGTCGAAATTTTCCTGAATGACAGCTCTTCGCTCTGGAGTATCGTCAACGAATACGGAAATATTTTGAAGGGGAATTGTGCTACCACTTGAATCGATGACGGCCTAAATACAATCTTGAACTTGTGCGACGAATCGATGATTGGCAAGAAGTTTGTACTTGCTGAAATGTTGTTGTTTTCGTTATACGTGGAAGAGTTGGGtagaaaatataaacatttaaAGAGAGCACTCACTTATTATTTGCCGTAAAACGGCTCGAATCTCCACTTGAATATTCGTTCTATTCATCTTTGATTTAGTTTTTTCACTTTCATATTCGATTTGGAAAACCCATTTTTCGCACACCACCATCGAACCCTTGTTAAAAATTACGAAATTCAATTCGTTGAACCCCCTTTGGTTGATGTAATTTTCGGCGTGTTTCAGGGATGACGCTATGTATCGCGCAATCTTTTCGTCGGTGCAACGTATCAACGACAATCCGTATTCCTTATCAACCTCGAAATTGTTGGAGGGCGCCAGTTCTCTTTGGTAGATGATGTAGTTCAATGCGTATCCTGCAAAATTATCGTTCTCTAATAGTACAAGGCGCTTATACACTTCATTCTTCGTAATCGAAACATACTCAGATATTGTATCACCAACTCAGCAGAGCCTTATATAtcgattaaataatttaattaattttattcgcTGATCTTGTTGTGACATTTTCAAACCGACGACAAGGAAATTTCAAAATCACGAGCGGTTTAATAACCGGATCGACGTAAAGTTCGTGATATACTGAGACCATAATAGACGGACAGCTGTTTACATTCACCTATACATATAGAGAGTAATAACAACGAAATCGCGTAAACTGTGAAAATTCAATTCAATTTAGTTCCTCTACGCTACGTTATTGGCTACGCAATCAACCGCCGTAATTAAATGTCGAAAATACTCTCCTCTAAAATAGCAAACAGGAGCACGCGTACactctatacctatatatagcaGGCAGACCGCTCACATAGCTCGCGACATGGAGCGAGCCGGGGAGAGAAGGGTTGCGTGTCGGGTatatgagagaaagagaggcgaaACGAGCTGAAACAATCTGCGCCGAGAGGAGAGACGACTTTTTTAGAGTCGGAGAGCTGGCACAGCCCCGAGTCCGCTCGCTTTCACGCTCATAGAATCGCTGACTGCGGCGCGCGCAGGCGAATTCGTTCTTTACCGCGGCGTCTTGAAATACGATTTTTTTCCCTACCTCTCTCGGAGCCGCTGCCTCTTTTTGCTCCTCTCGTGTTTAGGCTTTTTGCGGCGGCGTATTAAGCTCGGCGATTCAGCTACCGCGCACGCGCAGCTCTCCGCGGTGAAGTCTCTATCATAAATATTCGGCACGAGAGCAGCGCGGCAACAGCTTCTGCGAACTGCCCGCGCGGTTTTTGCCCCGCGCGTATACAGTGCTGCAGTCTATAGAGTCCCTTATTCCTCCTAATTGCTTTTGCGCCGTGTACTAATATGCAATATTCGCTCGACTGCAGCAGTCAATTTATTTACTCGGCGAATCTCGGGAAAAAGTGCATCGGGCAGCTTCGGCGATCTCCGATAATTGCCGCGCAGGAGCCGCGCAAAAAGCCCGGGATATTCCCACAGCCACCCACTCGCAGGATCGGGCGAGCCTACACCTCGGCGTCAGCTTCTGGAATAATCTTATATCCCACGGCTGAGGAACGAGCGAAAAAGAAGGAGCTTCGCGCGCGTGAgcgtaaaaaattaattagaaCGCAATTACCTCGCGCCGAGAGcgacttatatatatatcggcTCGCTCATTAATTGGTGCCGAGCGTGGCCAATCCTCTGATTGGAAAGTCTATGCGCTCGGAATACTAAATCATCGTCGGGGCTGCGTTAATACCGACACTCGATCCGTCACTTGCGTTTTCGAACTCGAACCAGCTCGagcaaatatttcaagaaataataACTAGTGCTACCGGCTTTGTTGTTTCTCCAAACCCTTCTAGACtccagtagcagcagcagcagcagcagcagcgtccgAAGACCGTCCAAACCGATAAAGGCCCCTCTATGCAGAGAAGCGATGCgttatgaatatttatacGCTCCTACCGGGCGCGCGCGTATCGATATTCgactcctctctctttctctccaccGTCTGTATATTAACGATCCGGGTGTATACTGTGCCTCGGCGAGCGGCGCGTGCATCGCAGCATCGCGTCTCGAGCTCCAAACGCTGCACagacattctctctctctctctctctctctctctctctctctctctctctctctctctctctgtcactGGCATCCTTGTTCATTCTCTACACGATTGTCTAATTCGCGATCGAATCTCGCGCGCCGTGAAATTTATGACGCGCCAAGCAACACGTGTGCGTGAGCACGGCCGCGTATAATCGACGACGAGTGTCGGGGATGCAGCGACAacttgttctctctctctctctctctctctctctctctctctctctctctctctctctctctctctttcctttcGATTT
The sequence above is a segment of the Nasonia vitripennis strain AsymCx chromosome 3, Nvit_psr_1.1, whole genome shotgun sequence genome. Coding sequences within it:
- the LOC100679665 gene encoding mitotic spindle assembly checkpoint protein MAD2A-like, which produces MVVCEKWVFQIEYESEKTKSKMNRTNIQVEIRAVLRQIITSTNFLPIIDSSHKFKIVFRPSSIQVVAQFPFKIFPYSLTILQSEELSFRKISTSFHTVETKVVYKRLANN